GGTGGCGGTGCGACGCACCATCACCATCCTGTCGTGGATCGTGGGGTTCCTGGCGGGGATCTGGCTCGTGGGGTTCTCCATCACCGTCGCGGCCATGACCTTCGGCTTTCTGAAAATCCAGTCCAAGGAGGGCTGGCCCATGTCGCTGATCCTTACGGCGTCGGCGTGGCTCATCTACTATATCGTGTTCGAGCGCACGCTGCTGCTGCCGTTCCCCGAGGGTCAGATCTTTCGCTGGCTGGGCATCGAGTAGACCGGGCGCACGCCGTGTGGCGTAAACGTTGGGCTAAACCAAGGGAGGTGTGCAATGACGAAACGAGCGATTGGCCGAACTTTTCTCGTGCTGTTGCTGGCCGGGTTCCTCTTCATGAGCTTCTCGGGCCAAGCCGCGGCCAAGGATTTCTACGAGGGCAAGACCATCCGCATCCTGGTTTGCTGCTCGCCGGGCGGGTTCTACGACCGGTGGGCCAGGCTGTTC
This sequence is a window from Deltaproteobacteria bacterium. Protein-coding genes within it:
- a CDS encoding tripartite tricarboxylate transporter TctB family protein, encoding MRLTARNGFSILVLVFFCYLVWEAGEWRLQARLYPWAIGIPMIFLALLNIVQEFRGPREKEEGAAQNTPSDFQFTQPMDMSVAVRRTITILSWIVGFLAGIWLVGFSITVAAMTFGFLKIQSKEGWPMSLILTASAWLIYYIVFERTLLLPFPEGQIFRWLGIE